From the Scyliorhinus canicula chromosome 4, sScyCan1.1, whole genome shotgun sequence genome, the window GTTTTCCCACAGTCAGTTTATAGAGTCACCCTATTGGAAACAGCACCCACAGGAACACGGGTAATCATATTAAATGCCACTGACTTAGATGACGGTCCCAATGGAGAGATAACGTACTCGCTGAGTAGCCATACTTCTGCTGGAGCTCGGGAAATGTTTGAAGTGGATTCCAAAACTGGTGAAATCAAATTGAAAGGGAAATTGGACTATGAAGAGAACAAGGCTTTTCGTATGAATATACAAGCAATGGACAAGGGTTGGGACGCATTTCCTGAACATTGTGATGTTTTGGTGGATATTATTGATGTGAATGATAACGCACCTGAGTTGACATTGACGTCTTTGTCCAGTACAGTTTCAGAAGATGCTCCAGTTGGAACTGTCGTCTCTCTGTTCAGTGCAGCCGATAAAGATTCCGGGCGGAACGGGCAGGtacaatgtcaaatttcaaaaacGTTGCCGTTTAAACTAGATACTTCTTTGAAAAATTATTATGAATTACTTGTTCAACATCCACTGGATCGTGAAAATGCCTCCCAGTACGACGTCACTATAACATGCACGGATGCAGGAAATCCTTCTCTGACATCCAGGAAAACCATTCAAGTAGAGGTTTCAGATATAAATGACAATGTGCCACGGTTTACCCAGTCCTCATACAAAGCAAACGTCATGGAGAACAATGTTATTGGCGCTTCTCTATTTTCCATTACAGCCTTTGATCCAGATGTTGGACAGAACGCTCGACTAAAATACTCTATCCTGGAGACACAAGTTCAGAATGCCTCGGTATCCACTTATATCTCTATTAACTCGGAGACTGGAATCATCTTTGCTCAGAGATCTTTTGACTACGAGAAATTTAAAAGCTTTCGGATCCAGGCTCAGGTCACGGACTCTGGAACGCCACCACTCGCCAGTAATGTTTCAGTGAATGTTATTATCCTTGATCAGAATGACAATGTTCCAGTAATCGTGAACCCATTAGCCGAGTATGGCTCAACGGTAACagagacaatatccaggtttgctgAGCCAGGCTACTTGGCTGCTAAGGTAACGGCCACTGATGCCGACGCCGGTCAGAACACTCGCCTTTCTTATTCTATTTTTCAGGCTACACAGCATAACCTTTTTACTATTTCAGCAGATACAGGAGAAATTTGGACAATCCGTCGTATTGTCAATAAAGATGCCTCTAAGCAAAGGTTGGTGATTGTGGTAAAAGACAATGGAACACCATCACTTTCTGCCACAGTGACCATCATCTTATCTGTGGTCGGTGGTGACACTGAAACATTCTCCAGCGTCAGTGGATCGTCTGAAGATCCAGGATTCACTCCTgatttgagcctttccttggTCATAGCGTTAGGAGTAATTTCAATCGTTTTTCTCGTGATTATGATTATCCTCGCAGTGAAGGTTCATAAAAGCAGAAACTCATTAGTGGGTCAGTATTCTTCACTGGgtgcttgttgttgtttttggacAAGACATTCTCTGAATGGAATTCAACAGGCCAGTAGAAACCTTCAGATGCCACCCAACTATGTCGAGGTATTCGGGGGTGATCCACTTTCTCAGAGTTTTCGCTACGAGTCATGTTCAACATTGCAGTCAACAAAGAGAGATTTCATAACCCCCAACACAT encodes:
- the LOC119965489 gene encoding protocadherin beta-8-like isoform X9, with the protein product MRYKICWLLKCQLFYCVISSWNLVFGQIRYSIPEELQLGAFVGNIAADLGLDIKKLSARSFRIVPGSRKQYVDINLDSGFLFVKEKIDREEICGSSLSCVISLDCLLENPLKLHQVSVEIVDVNDNAPRFPKKQFPLEISEISTPGTRFLLESAHDPDIGTNSLQTYELLPNDYFILDVQMRSGEEKLPVLMLQSSLDREVESSHMLTLIAKDGGVPVRSGTAQVSVIVKDANDNSPVFPQSVYRVTLLETAPTGTRVIILNATDLDDGPNGEITYSLSSHTSAGAREMFEVDSKTGEIKLKGKLDYEENKAFRMNIQAMDKGWDAFPEHCDVLVDIIDVNDNAPELTLTSLSSTVSEDAPVGTVVSLFSAADKDSGRNGQVQCQISKTLPFKLDTSLKNYYELLVQHPLDRENASQYDVTITCTDAGNPSLTSRKTIQVEVSDINDNVPRFTQSSYKANVMENNVIGASLFSITAFDPDVGQNARLKYSILETQVQNASVSTYISINSETGIIFAQRSFDYEKFKSFRIQAQVTDSGTPPLASNVSVNVIILDQNDNVPVIVNPLAEYGSTVTETISRFAEPGYLAAKVTATDADAGQNTRLSYSIFQATQHNLFTISADTGEIWTIRRIVNKDASKQRLVIVVKDNGTPSLSATVTIILSVVGGDTETFSSVSGSSEDPGFTPDLSLSLVIALGVISIVFLVIMIILAVKVHKSRNSLVGQYSSLGACCCFWTRHSLNGIQQASRNLQMPPNYVEVFGGDPLSQSFRYESCSTLQSTKRDFITPNTCRSSTDKNYARSEPIRKENTGMINNPNYSKAVNTEVKQPNADWHFAQTHRAELNSAQYLEEEGVQREIQREVQREVQCDVQREVPRDVQCDVPHNIQREVQRDVQCDMQRVVEKDPGGPRKPMCARPVAIPAGRDGWTLPRTAPRMQLQMTLGAHVPGTLRSQYLIPRELHTSGARISNSSVEFSAPLIGSLHGPMAANQTRDHRGISSPGSRRPELDPQARGEIPCSPTGQRLSTQRLHSRDHDHALREVNY